DNA from Alphaproteobacteria bacterium SS10:
CGGCGTCCATTGGCATGGCAGGCGTCTCGCTTCTAGGTTGTGCGCTAAGCGCGCGTCTTTGACTTATTTATGCGACATCCAGTTGGGCATCCAGCCCTGATGGCGCTCTACCAGACTAGAAATCGCGATTTCCGTCTCACCAAAGACAAAGCTATCCCCACCGATCTTACCAACCGGGGTCAGTGGCGCATCGCCAACGATCTTTCGGAGGGCTGCTGGATCGCGGGTGGCCAGCAGGTAGCGCCCCTGATCTTCACCAAACCAGAAGCCGACATCCTTGCCAGTAAGCGCGGTATCGACCTGGCAGCCGATCTCACCGGCCATCAGCATCTCAATCAAAGCAATGCCCAGACCGCCATCGGACAGGTCGTGAGCGGCATCAACCACGCTATCGGCGATAAGCTTGCGAACAATCTCGCCATGCTTGCGCTCGGTGGCTAGATCAACTGGTGGTGGTGGTCCTGCCTCATGGCCTGCAATCTCGCGCAGATACACGGATTGGCCCAGATGCCCTTGGGTATCGCCCAGAAGGTAAAGTTCGTCGCCAGCGATTGGGGCGAGGCCCACGGTCTTCTTAACCGATGGCAGAACGCCGACGCCGCCAATGGCGGGGGTCGGCATGATGCCGATGCCATTGGTCTCGTTATAAAGGCTGACATTACCGGACACGACCGGGAACTCGAGGATCTTACAGGCCTCAGCCATGCCATCAACACAGCCAACAAACTGGCCCATGATCTCTGGCTTTTCGGGGTTGCCGAAATTCATGTTGTCGGTGATGGCCAGCGGCTTGGCGCCAACCGCGGACAGGTTCCGGTATGCCTCGGCGACCGCTTGCTTGCCACCCTCGACCGGGTCGGCAAGGCAGTAACGCGGCGTACAATCCGTGGTGACGGCAATGGCCTTTTCCGTATCAGGGAGGCGGACAACAGCGGCATCACCGCCGGGGCCCTGTAGCGTGTCACCACCGATGAAGCTGTCATATTGCTCCCAGATCCAACGCCGTGAGGCGAGATCGGGCGACGCAACCAGTTGCTGGATGGAATCGGGAACCGAGGGTGCATCCTTGGTCAGGTCAGCAGCGAGGGCTGGTTGTGGCGGGGTCGGTGTGTGTGGCCGCTCATACTTTGGCGACTTTTCAACCAATGGCTTAACCGGGATGTCGGCATAGCAATCGCCATGCATGAACAACTCAAGCCGTCCGGTGTCGGTAAGCTCACCGACAACAGCGAAGTCCAGCTCCCACTTGTCGAAGATAGCCTTGGCTTGCTCCTCAGCGCCGGGTTTCAGGACGATCAGCATCCGTTCCTGGCTCTCTGAGAGCATGATCTCATAAGGGACCATCGCCTCTTCGCGCAGCGGCACCTTATCCAGGTGCAGCAACATGCCGAGATCGCCCTTATCCGCCATCTCAACGGAGGAGGAGGTAAGACCGGCCGCGCCCATATCTTGGATCGCGATAATCGTGTCGGTGGCCATCAGCTCGAGGCAGGCTTCCATCACCAGCTTCTCGGTGAAGGGGTCGCCGACCTGAACGGTTGGGCGCTTGGCTTCACTCTCATCATCGAACTCTGCCGATGACATGGTGGCACCGTGGATGCCGTCGCGCCCGGTTTTGGAGCCAACATAGACGACCGGGTTACCGACGCCTGAAGCCTTGGAATAGAAGATCCGATCAGCAGGCGCCAAGCCAACGGTCATGGCGTTGACCAGGATGTTGCCGTTATAGGCGCTGTGGAAATTGGTCTCACCAGCCACCGTGGGAATGCCCACACAGTTGCCATAGCCACCAATGCCCGCAACGACACCACTAACAAGGTGGCGGGTCTTGGGGTGGTCCGGATCACCGAAGCGCAGTGCGTTCAGATTAGCAATTGGCCGGGCGCCCATGGTGAAGACATCACGCATGATGCCACCAACGCCGGTTGCCGCACCCTGATAGGGCTCGATGAAAGAGGGGTGGTTGTGGCTCTCCATCTTGAAGACGATGGCCTGGTTATCACCCACATCGATAACGCCGGCATTCTCACCTGGTCCCTGAATAACCCAAGGCGCCTCGGTTGGGAGGCGGGCGAGGAACGCGCGGGATGATTTGTAAGAGCAGTGCTCAGACCACATGGCTGAGAAGATGCCCAGCTCGGTCAGGGTTGGCTGACGACCCATGATGGAGAGCATCATGGTGTACTCCATCTGGGTCAGGCCGTGTTCCTTGGCCAGCTCCAGCGTGATTTCTGGTTCGCCGGGTCGCGGTTTCGCTTGGGCCGGGGCGCCGTCTTTTGCTTCAGCAAGGTTGCCAACAATCTCGGTACTCATGCGGCCAGGCTTTCTGCGATTGAGGTGAACATCGGCAGGCCATCAATGCCGCCATGGAGGAGGTCGGTTGCATTCTCAGGGTGGGGCATCATGCCCAGAACCCGGCGATTGGGGCTCAAGATGCCAGCGATATTCCGGGCCGCACCATTTGGGTTGCCAGCAGCGGTCGCGGCGCCATCGGCATCCACATAGCGGAAGGCAACGCGCCCTTCGCCCTCAAGCTCATCAAGGGTTTTATCATCCGCGAAATAGGCGCCCTCATTATGGGCAACCGGGACCTGAATGACTTGATGGCCCTGGAAGTGATTGGTGAAGGGGCTGTCTGGTTGATCGATCCGCAGCCGCACCTTCTTCGCGATAAATTTCAGGCTGCCATTCTGGAGCATGACACCAGGTAGCAGGCCGCTTTCGGTTAGGATTTGGAAGCCGTTACAAATGCCCAGAACGGCACCGCCCTTTGCGGCGAAGGCCTTAACCGCCTGCATGATCGGTGATTGCGAGGCCATGGAGCCGCAGCGGAGATAGTCGCCGTAGGAGAAGCCACCTGGCAGAACCACCAGGTCGCAAGCTGGCAATTCGGTGTCCCGGTGCCAAAGCATGATTGGTTTTTTACCGTTGGCGCGCTCGAGCGCGAGAGCCACATCTCGCTCCCGGTTGGAGCCGGGGAATACCACGATGGCGGATTGCATAAGGTGCGGTCCTTCTATGCGATGGCCGATGGGGCGGCGAGGGCGGCTCTAGCCATTGCTAGGCCGTTCATTTGCGCGGGAAATTAAGCGGTGACGCGTCGCAACACAAGCCCGGTTCGTGTCGCACTTGTTATAAGTTGTGGCGGGTTGGGCTTTTGTTAGCTGACGCGGCGCGGTGGCGCGCTGAACAGTGGCACGCCTTGGGCCAATCGAGCGGCCTGCTGGTCCATCTCCGTCGACAGCATGTGGATCTTCTGCTCCCGGATATGGGAGCGGATGCCATCGCCACTTCGCCGTGGGTTGGTGAACAGCGTCTTCATCTGGGGGCCGGTTGCGCCAAGGGTCTGGTGAATGACGCAGGACAGGCCATCGCCCAGCAGTTGGGCAGCCCGATCACCAAGCGCTTGTGAGGAGATCTGGATCATGCCGTGCAGTGTCTTCTCAACAGAGCCGGCATGGACGGTCGTAATGACCAAGTGGCCAGACGTGGCTGCCCGCAAAACCTGTGCGGCGGCATCTGGTGACCGGATCTCACCCACCAGAATGTATTTGGGGTGCCAGCGCAGTGCGCTTTTCAGGGCGTCGGCCCAGCCATGCTCGTCATCAACCTCAGTCTGGAAGCAGTAGCCATTATCGCCATGCTTACCGTGGAGGTTGTATTCAGCCGGGTCTTCAACCGTGTAGGCGACCTTGCCGTATTGCTTGAGGTAGTGGCTCAACAGGCAGTTTGCGGTTGTTGTCTTACCGTGGCCGGTTGCACCAGCGATAAGGATCAGCCCATCTCTCGCGCCCATCTTCGAGAAGTAGGGGATCAGATTAGGATCAAACTTCAGCGATTCCATGCTGAGGTCGGAATCCGCGACCCGGCGCATGGCGGCCCATTGTTCACCATTCGCCATACGCCGACGGGCGACCCTTAGGCGCATTTCTTCAAAGGTTAGGCTGTAATCATCCTTGGTCGTTTCCCGCAGCATTTCGCGGAGGATCTCAACCTCCTCGCCAAAACACTCTGGCACAGCCAAGTTTTCCAGGCGTCCATTAGCCGGATTGGTCATGTTTACCCGTGCCTCATCCTTTTGGTCGAGGCGGATATACATGTCGATGAACTGCAGTTCTTTCAGCAGCTGACCGCAGCGTTTCAGCTGCTGGTTCATGGCTTGCCGATCGAATTTGGCAATCTGGCTCATAAAGTCCCCTGATCGATTTCCACGATCATAGGTTTAACGCAGCCAAACACCAAGCGTTGGCTGTGTTTCACAGGCGGGAACAGCTGTAGGGATTTGGGCGTGCCGCTTAGTTGGCTTCGTCCATCACCTGATCGCGGGCAACGGCCCAAAGCTCTTCGATCTTGGTGCGTTGGCGGTGATCGCTCACCTCAACACCCTTGGCATCGAAGTCAGCCTGAACCTTACGGAGGATGTCCTCGTAACCAGGCTCATCCATATCGGCCAGCACGACCTCTTTCGCATAAGCCTCAGCATCGGCGCCGCTTAGGCCCAGCTCTTCAGCAGCCCAAAGGCCGAACAGCTTGCCGCGACGTGCATTGATCTTGAAGTTCGTCTGCTCGTCATGGGCGTATTTAGCGTCGTCATTTGGGTTTTTACGATCGAAACCGCTCATTTGTTCCTCATATTGCTGAATAGGGCTGGCGCCGTGAGCACCTTATATGGTCGCTTTGGGCGTAAAGCCTAGATGCCGAAGGGCATTAATGGA
Protein-coding regions in this window:
- the purL gene encoding phosphoribosylformylglycinamidine synthase subunit PurL, which translates into the protein MSTEIVGNLAEAKDGAPAQAKPRPGEPEITLELAKEHGLTQMEYTMMLSIMGRQPTLTELGIFSAMWSEHCSYKSSRAFLARLPTEAPWVIQGPGENAGVIDVGDNQAIVFKMESHNHPSFIEPYQGAATGVGGIMRDVFTMGARPIANLNALRFGDPDHPKTRHLVSGVVAGIGGYGNCVGIPTVAGETNFHSAYNGNILVNAMTVGLAPADRIFYSKASGVGNPVVYVGSKTGRDGIHGATMSSAEFDDESEAKRPTVQVGDPFTEKLVMEACLELMATDTIIAIQDMGAAGLTSSSVEMADKGDLGMLLHLDKVPLREEAMVPYEIMLSESQERMLIVLKPGAEEQAKAIFDKWELDFAVVGELTDTGRLELFMHGDCYADIPVKPLVEKSPKYERPHTPTPPQPALAADLTKDAPSVPDSIQQLVASPDLASRRWIWEQYDSFIGGDTLQGPGGDAAVVRLPDTEKAIAVTTDCTPRYCLADPVEGGKQAVAEAYRNLSAVGAKPLAITDNMNFGNPEKPEIMGQFVGCVDGMAEACKILEFPVVSGNVSLYNETNGIGIMPTPAIGGVGVLPSVKKTVGLAPIAGDELYLLGDTQGHLGQSVYLREIAGHEAGPPPPVDLATERKHGEIVRKLIADSVVDAAHDLSDGGLGIALIEMLMAGEIGCQVDTALTGKDVGFWFGEDQGRYLLATRDPAALRKIVGDAPLTPVGKIGGDSFVFGETEIAISSLVERHQGWMPNWMSHK
- the purQ gene encoding phosphoribosylformylglycinamidine synthase subunit PurQ, with protein sequence MQSAIVVFPGSNRERDVALALERANGKKPIMLWHRDTELPACDLVVLPGGFSYGDYLRCGSMASQSPIMQAVKAFAAKGGAVLGICNGFQILTESGLLPGVMLQNGSLKFIAKKVRLRIDQPDSPFTNHFQGHQVIQVPVAHNEGAYFADDKTLDELEGEGRVAFRYVDADGAATAAGNPNGAARNIAGILSPNRRVLGMMPHPENATDLLHGGIDGLPMFTSIAESLAA
- the tadA gene encoding Flp pilus assembly complex ATPase component TadA, with the translated sequence MSQIAKFDRQAMNQQLKRCGQLLKELQFIDMYIRLDQKDEARVNMTNPANGRLENLAVPECFGEEVEILREMLRETTKDDYSLTFEEMRLRVARRRMANGEQWAAMRRVADSDLSMESLKFDPNLIPYFSKMGARDGLILIAGATGHGKTTTANCLLSHYLKQYGKVAYTVEDPAEYNLHGKHGDNGYCFQTEVDDEHGWADALKSALRWHPKYILVGEIRSPDAAAQVLRAATSGHLVITTVHAGSVEKTLHGMIQISSQALGDRAAQLLGDGLSCVIHQTLGATGPQMKTLFTNPRRSGDGIRSHIREQKIHMLSTEMDQQAARLAQGVPLFSAPPRRVS
- a CDS encoding DUF1476 domain-containing protein, which codes for MSGFDRKNPNDDAKYAHDEQTNFKINARRGKLFGLWAAEELGLSGADAEAYAKEVVLADMDEPGYEDILRKVQADFDAKGVEVSDHRQRTKIEELWAVARDQVMDEAN